The proteins below come from a single Erysipelothrix piscisicarius genomic window:
- the parE gene encoding DNA topoisomerase IV subunit B yields the protein MSTQNYSASSIEILEGLEAVRKRPGMYIGSTDSRGLHHLVWEIMDNAIDEALNGFGTTIRLNIEDDMTVSIRDEGRGMPIETHTSGVSALQVIFTVLHAGGKFSEAGGYKTSGGLHGVGASVVNALSEEVNVSVFRKDGTYNMTFRNGGKEIEPLKKTSDRGPIGSRVRFKADPTIFKNSKFSFDTICERVQESAFLLQGIQFIVTDERVNITREYRYEKGLEAFMEYIHEDQEVLNDVILLNGSDQGISVQIALQYNEGYNEDTYSYVNLVRTHDGGTHVAGFRSGFTKVINEWARKHNLLKEKEKNFEGNDVREGLSVILSVSIPENLLQFEGQTKGKLGTPAAKGVVDAVISEQLPYYLDVHHEEATKIITKIQKASHARLAARKAREQARNGKRNKIERILSGKLANAQTRNKNKNELYLVEGDSAGGSAKQGRDSKFQAILPLRGKVLNTQKAKFEDILKNEELNTIIHCVGAGVGKDFELKDCNYNKIIIMTDADTDGAHIQVLLLTFFFRHMRPLVEAGYVYIAQPPLYRVKSGKNVHYAYTEEELDAYRKQYGKVELQRYKGLGEMNADQLWETTMDPASRSLIQVQIDDFLVADKRVSVLMGDKVDVRRDWIEQNVAFTLEEDPHVA from the coding sequence TTGAGTACACAAAATTATTCAGCTTCAAGTATTGAAATTTTAGAAGGTCTTGAAGCTGTAAGAAAACGCCCTGGGATGTACATTGGATCTACCGATTCACGTGGTTTGCATCATTTAGTATGGGAAATTATGGATAATGCGATTGACGAAGCGCTTAATGGTTTCGGAACGACAATCCGTTTAAATATAGAAGATGATATGACTGTTTCGATCCGAGATGAGGGTCGAGGAATGCCGATTGAAACTCACACAAGTGGTGTTAGTGCATTGCAGGTCATTTTTACTGTGCTTCATGCCGGCGGAAAATTTTCAGAGGCAGGTGGATACAAAACAAGTGGAGGTCTTCACGGAGTTGGTGCATCTGTTGTAAATGCGTTGAGTGAAGAAGTTAATGTAAGTGTATTCCGTAAAGACGGAACTTATAATATGACGTTTAGAAATGGTGGTAAAGAAATCGAACCCCTTAAAAAAACAAGTGATCGGGGTCCGATTGGAAGTCGCGTTCGTTTTAAAGCTGATCCAACTATTTTTAAAAATTCAAAATTTAGTTTTGATACCATTTGTGAACGTGTTCAAGAGAGCGCATTTTTACTACAAGGGATTCAGTTTATTGTTACGGACGAGCGTGTCAATATCACACGAGAATATCGTTATGAAAAAGGACTTGAGGCCTTTATGGAGTATATTCATGAAGATCAAGAAGTATTAAATGATGTTATTTTACTAAATGGTTCTGATCAAGGAATTTCAGTTCAAATTGCATTGCAATATAATGAAGGCTATAACGAAGACACCTATTCATACGTTAACTTGGTTCGAACCCATGATGGAGGGACTCATGTTGCAGGTTTTCGTTCTGGATTTACGAAAGTCATCAATGAATGGGCTCGTAAACATAACCTTTTAAAGGAAAAAGAAAAGAATTTTGAAGGAAATGATGTTCGTGAAGGGCTTTCTGTCATTCTATCAGTAAGTATTCCTGAGAATCTTCTTCAATTTGAAGGACAAACAAAAGGGAAATTAGGAACGCCTGCCGCAAAAGGTGTTGTTGATGCGGTAATCTCAGAGCAGTTACCTTACTACTTGGATGTTCATCATGAAGAAGCTACAAAGATCATCACTAAAATTCAAAAAGCTTCGCATGCCCGTTTAGCGGCTCGTAAAGCACGTGAACAGGCACGAAATGGAAAACGAAATAAGATTGAACGTATTTTGTCAGGAAAGCTTGCGAATGCTCAAACGCGAAATAAAAACAAGAATGAATTGTATTTAGTCGAAGGGGATTCAGCGGGTGGTAGTGCTAAGCAAGGACGTGATAGTAAATTCCAAGCGATTCTACCGTTGCGTGGTAAGGTTTTAAATACGCAAAAGGCAAAATTTGAAGATATTCTCAAAAATGAAGAATTAAATACAATTATTCATTGTGTGGGTGCTGGTGTTGGGAAAGATTTTGAGTTAAAAGATTGTAACTATAATAAAATCATTATTATGACCGATGCGGATACAGATGGTGCTCATATTCAAGTGCTGCTTTTAACCTTTTTCTTTAGACACATGCGTCCGCTTGTTGAGGCAGGGTATGTTTATATTGCGCAACCGCCGCTTTACCGTGTTAAATCCGGTAAAAATGTCCATTACGCTTATACTGAAGAGGAATTGGATGCATACCGTAAACAGTATGGTAAGGTTGAACTTCAACGCTATAAAGGGCTCGGGGAAATGAATGCGGATCAACTTTGGGAAACCACGATGGATCCAGCGAGCCGTTCGTTAATTCAAGTTCAAATCGATGACTTTTTAGTCGCTGATAAACGTGTCTCCGTACTTATGGGTGACAAGGTTGATGTTCGTCGCGATTGGATAGAACAAAATGTCGCATTTACGTTAGAGGAGGATCCACATGTCGCATGA
- the parC gene encoding DNA topoisomerase IV subunit A translates to MSHDSLIKLPIEDIVGERFGRYSKYIIQERALPDVRDGLKPVQRRILYAMYHDKNFYDKPYRKSAKTVGLVIGNYHPHGDSSVYEAMVRMSQSWKMNMPLIDMQGNNGSIDDDPAAAMRYTEARISKLSQKLLENIDEDVVPFVLNFDDMTTEPSVLPARYPNLLVNGSTGIAAGYATNIPPFNLNEIMDASIYRLHNPECGVDEIMTMVQGPDFPTGAIIQGRDGIEDIIRKGKGRIVVRAKADIVENKSMKQIVITALPYEVIKSNVVRKIDELRFTKASEGFGDVMDVRDESDRTGLRIVIDCKRDANVESILNLFYKYTELQVYYNANMVAIVDQRPQVCGLLEILDAYLKFRQEVVLNRSKYRYEQKEKRLHILEGLMKATSILDEIIAVIRRSNNRSESRNNIMAEFGFTEAQATAIVDLQLYRLSSTDINALRDEFAKLANELEYLDLVINNIDMLNNLIVKEFMEIKETFDTPRKSSIEAEISELEVDHLSLITNEAVMVTVSRDGYLKKVSLRSYGSSQKDVIALMDEDMPVFSSEVETTDYLVFVTSKGRYGMILVHEIDEARWRDTGSHINQYMKCDPNEKIISVFTLKSFDTYQFIVTSTASGMVKKTAISELEVKRTNRLYDVMKLGKHDELVGAVITSNEDHLLLVSKEGQCMRLDLSEINPIGLRAKGVIGMKLKLNDRIVSTIGLSDESDVVFVSDRFQMKRIKAQDIAINNRATQGTSIVKTVKSNPHYLGEVFVGNIQDHILIYNDHTSIISIKDVPIMSSDATFSTVTDEKDFSILRPLVHVVKVAFPKSEAKSIDEPLKLDL, encoded by the coding sequence ATGTCGCATGATTCATTAATTAAATTACCGATCGAAGACATCGTTGGTGAACGCTTTGGCCGGTATTCTAAATACATTATTCAAGAACGTGCGCTCCCAGATGTGCGTGATGGATTAAAACCTGTACAACGTCGTATTTTATATGCGATGTATCATGATAAAAACTTCTATGATAAACCATATCGAAAATCCGCAAAAACAGTGGGTCTTGTTATTGGTAATTATCATCCTCATGGAGATAGTTCAGTTTATGAAGCAATGGTTCGAATGTCTCAATCATGGAAGATGAATATGCCCTTGATTGATATGCAAGGAAATAATGGTAGTATTGATGATGATCCCGCAGCGGCGATGCGATATACAGAAGCTCGTATTTCAAAATTGTCTCAAAAACTTCTTGAAAACATTGATGAAGACGTCGTCCCTTTTGTACTAAACTTTGATGATATGACGACTGAGCCTTCCGTTTTACCAGCACGATATCCAAACCTTCTTGTGAATGGTTCGACAGGGATTGCGGCTGGATATGCAACCAATATACCGCCATTCAACCTTAATGAAATTATGGATGCTTCAATTTATCGCTTACATAATCCAGAGTGCGGTGTAGATGAAATCATGACTATGGTTCAAGGTCCTGATTTTCCAACAGGTGCCATTATTCAGGGTAGAGATGGAATTGAAGATATTATTCGTAAAGGAAAAGGACGCATTGTAGTTCGCGCTAAGGCAGATATCGTAGAAAATAAAAGCATGAAGCAAATTGTTATTACCGCATTACCTTATGAAGTGATTAAGTCTAATGTTGTTCGTAAAATTGACGAATTGCGTTTTACTAAAGCCAGTGAGGGATTTGGTGATGTGATGGATGTCCGTGATGAATCCGATCGTACAGGGTTACGGATCGTCATTGACTGTAAACGTGATGCTAATGTAGAAAGCATTCTCAATCTTTTCTATAAATACACGGAATTACAAGTTTATTACAATGCGAATATGGTTGCGATTGTTGATCAACGTCCACAGGTTTGTGGTCTTTTAGAAATTCTTGATGCCTACTTAAAATTTAGACAAGAAGTTGTGCTTAACCGTAGTAAATATCGTTATGAACAAAAAGAAAAACGATTACATATTCTTGAAGGGTTAATGAAAGCAACATCAATACTTGATGAGATTATTGCAGTCATTCGTCGTTCAAATAACCGCTCTGAATCACGCAATAATATCATGGCCGAGTTTGGATTTACCGAAGCGCAAGCAACCGCAATCGTTGATTTACAACTGTATCGTTTATCTTCAACGGACATTAATGCCCTTCGCGATGAATTCGCAAAACTGGCAAATGAATTAGAATATCTCGATTTAGTCATTAACAATATCGATATGTTAAACAATCTTATTGTTAAAGAATTCATGGAAATCAAAGAAACTTTTGATACGCCACGCAAATCATCAATAGAAGCGGAGATTTCAGAACTTGAGGTCGATCACCTCAGTCTTATTACAAATGAAGCGGTTATGGTTACCGTCTCGCGTGATGGATATCTCAAGAAAGTATCATTACGTTCATACGGTTCAAGTCAAAAAGATGTGATAGCACTTATGGATGAAGACATGCCAGTATTTAGTTCAGAAGTAGAAACAACCGATTATCTCGTCTTTGTAACGTCTAAAGGTCGTTATGGCATGATTCTTGTGCACGAAATTGATGAGGCTCGTTGGCGTGATACCGGTTCACACATTAACCAATACATGAAATGTGATCCAAATGAAAAAATCATCAGTGTCTTTACATTAAAATCGTTTGATACCTATCAATTTATCGTGACATCAACAGCATCGGGTATGGTGAAGAAAACAGCCATTTCAGAACTTGAAGTTAAGCGTACAAATCGACTTTACGATGTCATGAAGTTAGGGAAACATGATGAGTTGGTGGGTGCTGTCATTACTTCGAATGAAGATCATTTACTACTTGTAAGTAAAGAAGGACAATGCATGCGCCTTGATCTCTCAGAAATTAATCCAATTGGTTTGCGTGCTAAAGGTGTTATTGGAATGAAACTCAAATTAAATGATCGCATTGTCTCGACAATAGGATTATCGGATGAAAGTGACGTTGTTTTCGTATCAGACCGATTCCAAATGAAACGTATTAAGGCGCAAGATATTGCAATCAATAACCGTGCAACTCAAGGGACTTCAATTGTGAAAACGGTTAAGAGCAATCCGCACTATTTAGGTGAAGTTTTTGTGGGTAATATACAAGATCATATCTTAATATATAATGACCATACATCAATTATTTCAATTAAAGATGTGCCTATTATGTCATCAGATGCAACATTCTCAACGGTTACGGATGAAAAAGATTTCTCAATACTGAGACCGCTTGTTCATGTTGTAAAGGTTGCGTTTCCTAAATCAGAGGCGAAAAGCATTGATGAACCTTTGAAACTTGATTTATAA
- the purB gene encoding adenylosuccinate lyase translates to MINRYSRDVMKTIFNDQFRFEAWLKVEIHAAEAFNQLGVVPDNDLKALQENASFDINRIYEIEAETRHDVVAFTRAVSETLGDEKRWVHYGLTSTDVVDTAYGYIYKQANDILEHGLIDFIEVLRQQAIRYKDTPCIGRTHGIHADITSFGLKFALWYDEMNRNLTRFQSARKDLEAGKISGAVGNFANTDPYVQDYVCAQLGITSTNISTQVLQRDRHAFYMSTLALIATSIEKIATEIRHLQRTEVGELEEFFNKGQKGSSAMPHKRNPISSENMAGCARVIRGYMMTSFENVALWHERDISHSSAERIIFPDAITLLDYMLHRFTRIVANLVVYEDKMMDNINLTHGVIFAQRVMTTLIDSEGLSREAAYDLIQPLAMEAYNTHTSFLDVLLKNENVLTLMTEDQLKECFDLNYFLRRVDTIFERVNIYGK, encoded by the coding sequence ATGATTAATCGGTATTCAAGAGATGTAATGAAAACAATATTTAATGATCAATTTCGTTTTGAAGCGTGGCTAAAAGTTGAGATCCATGCTGCAGAGGCATTCAATCAATTGGGCGTTGTTCCTGATAATGATTTAAAAGCATTACAAGAAAATGCTTCCTTTGATATCAATCGAATTTATGAAATTGAAGCGGAAACACGTCATGATGTTGTCGCATTTACCAGAGCCGTAAGTGAGACACTGGGTGATGAAAAACGATGGGTTCATTACGGCTTAACGAGTACTGATGTTGTTGATACGGCATATGGATATATTTATAAGCAAGCAAATGATATCCTGGAACACGGTCTTATTGATTTTATTGAGGTTTTAAGACAACAAGCCATTCGCTATAAAGATACTCCATGCATAGGACGTACGCATGGAATTCATGCTGATATTACAAGTTTTGGCTTAAAGTTTGCGCTTTGGTATGATGAGATGAATCGAAATTTAACGCGCTTTCAAAGTGCACGTAAAGATTTAGAAGCAGGTAAAATTAGTGGTGCTGTTGGAAATTTTGCGAATACAGATCCTTATGTACAAGATTATGTATGTGCGCAATTAGGCATTACGTCCACAAATATATCAACCCAGGTACTTCAGCGAGATCGCCATGCATTCTATATGTCGACACTGGCATTAATTGCGACAAGCATTGAAAAAATTGCAACAGAAATCCGACACCTTCAACGAACAGAAGTTGGTGAATTGGAAGAATTCTTTAATAAAGGTCAAAAAGGATCTTCTGCGATGCCTCATAAACGAAATCCAATCAGCAGTGAAAACATGGCGGGTTGTGCACGTGTGATACGTGGCTATATGATGACATCCTTCGAAAACGTCGCATTATGGCATGAGCGTGATATTTCACATTCCAGTGCGGAACGTATCATTTTCCCGGATGCAATCACCTTATTGGATTATATGTTGCATCGATTTACACGAATTGTTGCGAATTTAGTTGTTTATGAAGACAAAATGATGGATAATATCAACTTGACACACGGTGTTATTTTTGCACAACGTGTAATGACAACATTGATTGATAGCGAGGGATTAAGTCGAGAAGCGGCGTATGATTTAATACAGCCACTTGCAATGGAAGCATACAATACGCATACATCGTTTTTGGATGTGCTTCTTAAAAATGAGAATGTTTTAACATTGATGACTGAAGATCAATTAAAAGAGTGTTTTGATTTAAACTACTTCTTAAGAAGAGTTGATACCATTTTTGAAAGGGTAAATATATATGGAAAATAA
- a CDS encoding GTPase has product MENKKCVGCGSVLQTEDAMGRGYAKSIENDYCQSCFRLKHYRDFKRVKADVNDGTTLEFIERFDGHILWVLDIMHLNQSMHTGLLRALRNKSVVLVVNKRDLLPKSVSNNKLTNAIMRALKNEDVSLMDVVYVSALKKNTLEALTPYLEDAPCAFVGCVNAGKSSLLNALMGKNDLSVSPVASTTADVLHIETEHYDVYDTPGLSNETELLSKFTDENLVMLAPQKTLKPAVYQLYEKQTILLGNLGAITVTPKSHVHVVSYLPFELKRIKPERLEANFELDHDFMIQNPSYRKKKWPVTDKHIDIEIFDVGFISIQGELKELETRFDKEAEVVIRKAII; this is encoded by the coding sequence ATGGAAAATAAAAAATGCGTTGGTTGTGGTTCAGTCTTACAAACTGAAGATGCAATGGGACGTGGTTACGCGAAATCAATTGAGAATGATTATTGTCAATCATGTTTTCGTTTAAAGCATTATCGCGATTTTAAACGTGTTAAAGCTGATGTTAATGATGGAACGACGCTTGAGTTTATTGAGCGTTTTGATGGCCATATTCTATGGGTTTTAGATATTATGCATTTAAATCAAAGTATGCACACAGGGTTGCTTCGTGCATTAAGAAATAAAAGTGTTGTGCTTGTCGTGAATAAGCGTGATCTTTTACCGAAGTCTGTTTCAAACAACAAACTTACAAATGCAATTATGCGTGCACTGAAAAATGAAGATGTATCGTTGATGGATGTTGTTTATGTTTCAGCCTTGAAAAAGAATACACTTGAAGCGTTGACACCATACTTGGAGGATGCTCCGTGTGCGTTTGTAGGATGTGTCAATGCAGGGAAGTCTTCTTTACTCAATGCATTAATGGGAAAAAACGATTTATCGGTATCGCCGGTTGCATCCACAACTGCGGATGTGTTACATATTGAAACGGAACATTACGATGTTTACGATACACCGGGATTAAGCAATGAAACTGAATTGCTCTCTAAGTTTACAGATGAGAACTTGGTGATGTTAGCGCCACAAAAAACACTGAAACCTGCTGTATATCAATTATATGAAAAACAAACGATTTTACTGGGGAATCTTGGGGCAATCACGGTTACTCCTAAGTCACACGTTCACGTTGTTTCATATCTTCCATTCGAGCTGAAACGGATAAAACCGGAACGGTTGGAAGCAAATTTTGAATTGGACCATGATTTTATGATTCAAAATCCTTCATACCGTAAGAAAAAATGGCCGGTAACGGATAAGCACATTGATATTGAAATTTTCGATGTTGGATTTATCAGTATTCAAGGTGAGTTAAAAGAATTAGAGACTCGTTTCGATAAAGAAGCGGAAGTCGTAATCAGAAAGGCGATCATTTAA
- a CDS encoding YhbY family RNA-binding protein: protein MLSKDQKKELKRISHEEKTTVFIGKNGLTETVYETFETSMLAHNLVKVSIQKNSDVTILEAIEAFEDRFSCDLVSKIGRVAVFYRYSKNGRIKV, encoded by the coding sequence ATGTTAAGTAAAGATCAAAAAAAAGAATTAAAACGTATTTCTCATGAAGAAAAAACAACTGTATTTATTGGAAAAAATGGATTAACTGAAACTGTTTATGAAACGTTTGAGACATCCATGTTAGCTCACAATCTTGTGAAGGTAAGTATTCAAAAAAATTCAGATGTTACAATTTTAGAAGCAATTGAAGCATTTGAAGATCGATTTAGTTGTGATTTAGTAAGTAAAATAGGGCGCGTTGCAGTTTTCTATCGTTACAGTAAAAACGGACGAATTAAAGTTTGA
- the nadD gene encoding nicotinate (nicotinamide) nucleotide adenylyltransferase, translated as MRKIILFGGSFDPIHDGHLTMAKHALKQRNADELWFIVSAQNPFKEGSSAFHHRFEMVKLMTRPFKKMKVLDLESRMPLPSYSIDTVRVLKAQYNDCEFEWLIGSDQLPTLNQWKAFDELRQQVQFVIYSRDSNVDTQFPRVIGPVLPISSTEIRKGFITKTAPCVLQYMTERGLYLDEILRNRVSMRRYEHVLRVKDLALEIAAVHHVDAHRVALACMIHDLCKEDSDEILLNIMKATFPHHIDLHSAFYHGFAAASELSKKYYVRDKQVLNAVRGHVNGASTHKIGIILYIADKCERGRGYDSEPLISLSKRNLVEGFQEVKRAQGAYLRRNNE; from the coding sequence TTGAGAAAAATAATCTTGTTTGGCGGGAGTTTTGACCCCATTCATGATGGCCATTTAACGATGGCGAAGCACGCCCTAAAACAACGTAATGCGGATGAGCTTTGGTTTATTGTCAGTGCACAAAATCCGTTTAAAGAAGGAAGTTCCGCATTCCATCATCGATTTGAGATGGTGAAGTTGATGACTCGACCTTTTAAAAAAATGAAGGTTCTTGATCTAGAATCGAGAATGCCTTTACCCTCGTACTCAATCGATACCGTAAGGGTATTAAAAGCCCAGTATAATGATTGTGAATTTGAGTGGTTAATTGGTTCAGATCAACTGCCGACTTTAAATCAATGGAAGGCATTTGACGAACTACGTCAACAGGTACAATTCGTCATTTATTCACGCGATTCAAATGTTGATACGCAATTTCCACGTGTCATCGGTCCAGTTCTACCGATAAGTTCGACTGAAATTCGAAAAGGTTTCATTACCAAGACGGCACCATGCGTCCTTCAATACATGACGGAACGTGGTTTATATCTCGACGAAATTTTACGGAATCGTGTGTCAATGCGACGATATGAACATGTATTAAGAGTAAAAGATCTCGCATTAGAAATTGCAGCTGTACATCATGTTGATGCGCATCGCGTTGCGCTCGCATGTATGATTCATGATTTGTGTAAAGAAGATTCTGATGAAATCTTACTTAACATCATGAAGGCAACGTTTCCCCATCATATCGATTTGCATTCTGCATTTTATCATGGTTTTGCGGCAGCGTCAGAATTATCAAAAAAATACTATGTGCGAGATAAACAAGTATTAAATGCTGTTAGAGGACATGTTAATGGTGCTTCGACTCATAAAATTGGAATTATTTTATATATTGCTGATAAATGTGAACGAGGCAGAGGCTATGACAGTGAACCTTTAATATCTTTATCAAAACGTAATTTAGTTGAAGGATTTCAAGAAGTGAAAAGGGCACAAGGTGCCTATCTAAGGAGAAATAATGAATAA
- the rsfS gene encoding ribosome silencing factor, with protein sequence MNNLLDVIVKTIDEKKANDIVTVDFKRENPLCDYFVIADAPSVRQLNAIAEFVEEAIEKEGYKIRSIERQHGSTWILIDAYDVVVHLFLTVERGHYNLEKLYQDYIDENVLR encoded by the coding sequence ATGAATAATTTATTAGATGTAATTGTGAAAACAATTGACGAAAAAAAAGCAAATGACATTGTTACAGTTGATTTTAAACGAGAAAATCCATTATGTGACTATTTTGTAATTGCGGATGCACCAAGCGTTCGCCAACTTAATGCTATTGCTGAGTTTGTTGAAGAAGCGATTGAAAAAGAAGGATATAAAATTCGCAGTATTGAACGTCAACATGGTTCAACCTGGATTCTTATTGATGCATACGATGTAGTAGTTCACCTGTTTTTAACTGTGGAACGTGGCCACTACAACTTAGAAAAACTCTATCAGGACTATATTGATGAAAACGTATTACGATAG
- a CDS encoding class I SAM-dependent methyltransferase, whose protein sequence is MKTYYDSLFSSKEGTQLYKAFVQKHAVGNTLLEMACGTGDLLHELDDYFDVKGVDLDDSMLALGYEKYPELANKMVQGDFLTYEDQKTYDTLICVGDSLNYILTEEDLLNFVERSVALSSNIILDCHHPYRLNEFADDYYEEGSTDTFDYAYQIEVDGSHLVHVINFLDGTFDSVYQWVFDPQILIDAYEKHGYSVKIYTDFNHKGICDEGEKVMLVITKERL, encoded by the coding sequence ATGAAAACGTATTACGATAGTCTTTTTTCCTCAAAAGAAGGTACTCAGTTATACAAAGCGTTTGTTCAAAAACATGCTGTTGGTAATACCCTTTTAGAAATGGCATGTGGAACGGGTGATTTGCTTCATGAACTTGATGATTATTTTGATGTTAAGGGTGTTGACCTCGATGATTCCATGCTCGCGTTAGGGTATGAAAAGTATCCTGAATTAGCCAATAAAATGGTTCAAGGTGATTTTCTTACGTATGAAGATCAAAAAACGTATGACACACTTATTTGTGTTGGAGACAGTCTTAATTACATATTAACTGAAGAAGATTTATTAAACTTTGTTGAGCGAAGCGTTGCTTTATCATCCAATATTATTTTGGATTGTCACCATCCCTATCGCTTAAATGAATTTGCCGATGATTACTATGAAGAAGGGTCAACCGATACCTTTGATTATGCATACCAAATTGAAGTGGATGGATCTCATTTAGTTCATGTCATTAATTTTTTAGATGGAACCTTTGACAGTGTTTATCAATGGGTATTTGATCCACAAATTTTAATTGATGCGTATGAAAAACATGGTTATTCTGTAAAAATATATACGGACTTTAATCACAAGGGGATTTGTGATGAGGGTGAGAAAGTAATGCTTGTCATTACAAAGGAGCGCTTATGA
- a CDS encoding 5'-methylthioadenosine/adenosylhomocysteine nucleosidase, with product MILIIGAMQEEVQALTSLMSGVTSSNVAGIDVYMGVLSRQEVVVAQSGVGKVNAAYTASCLIGIYNPHLVLNIGSAGGLKADQKHGDMVVATHLQYHDLDIGPGTDTDPRFIFKTDSNLFQIAKETLESMGKRFHVGLIVSGDQFVTKSSQAFLNIQKHFSDAICVEMEATAIAHVCYRSQTPFIVLRGLSDVTHDPENDLDFEQHLPLASKVSAMLCQQFILNL from the coding sequence ATGATTCTCATTATTGGTGCGATGCAAGAAGAAGTTCAAGCATTGACGTCACTTATGTCGGGGGTAACATCGAGCAATGTTGCCGGTATTGATGTTTATATGGGTGTCTTGTCTCGTCAAGAAGTGGTTGTTGCACAAAGTGGTGTTGGTAAGGTTAATGCTGCTTACACTGCTTCTTGTTTGATAGGCATATACAATCCGCATCTTGTCTTGAATATTGGAAGTGCCGGTGGATTAAAAGCTGATCAAAAGCATGGTGATATGGTTGTGGCAACACATCTTCAATATCACGATTTGGATATTGGACCGGGAACCGACACGGACCCACGCTTTATTTTTAAAACAGATTCAAATCTTTTCCAAATTGCAAAAGAAACTCTTGAAAGCATGGGAAAACGTTTCCATGTTGGATTAATCGTTTCGGGAGATCAATTTGTGACAAAATCATCACAAGCTTTCCTTAACATCCAAAAACATTTCTCAGATGCAATTTGTGTCGAAATGGAAGCGACTGCGATTGCTCATGTGTGTTATCGAAGTCAAACACCATTTATCGTTTTAAGAGGGCTCTCTGATGTTACACATGATCCTGAAAATGATCTCGATTTTGAACAGCACTTACCTCTTGCAAGTAAAGTGAGTGCGATGTTGTGCCAACAATTTATTCTGAATTTGTAA